From a single Rodentibacter sp. JRC1 genomic region:
- the rpsB gene encoding 30S ribosomal protein S2: MAQVSMRDMINAGVHFGHQTRYWNPQMKPFIFGARNGVHIINLEKTLPLFNEALAELTRIASNNGKVLFVGTKRAASEAVQAAALDCQQYYVNHRWLGGMLTNWKTVRQSIKRLKDLEAQSQDGTFDKLTKKEALMRTREMEKLELSLGGIKDMGGLPDALFVIGADHEHIAVKEANNLGIPVFAIVDTNSTPAGVDFVIPGNDDATRAIQLYVTAAAAAVKEGRGNEAQVAEELAADAE, encoded by the coding sequence ATGGCACAAGTTTCAATGCGCGATATGATCAACGCGGGCGTACACTTCGGACACCAAACTCGTTACTGGAATCCACAAATGAAACCTTTCATTTTCGGTGCCCGTAATGGTGTTCACATCATCAATCTTGAAAAAACCTTACCTTTATTCAATGAAGCGCTGGCTGAATTAACTCGTATTGCGAGCAACAACGGTAAAGTTTTATTTGTTGGTACAAAACGCGCAGCATCCGAAGCAGTTCAAGCTGCAGCATTAGACTGTCAACAATATTATGTAAATCACCGTTGGTTAGGTGGTATGTTGACTAACTGGAAAACGGTTCGTCAATCAATTAAACGTTTAAAAGATTTAGAAGCTCAATCTCAAGACGGTACTTTCGACAAATTAACCAAAAAAGAAGCGTTAATGCGTACCCGTGAGATGGAAAAACTTGAATTAAGCCTTGGCGGTATCAAAGATATGGGTGGCTTACCGGATGCATTATTCGTTATCGGTGCAGACCACGAACACATCGCAGTAAAAGAAGCAAACAACCTAGGTATTCCGGTATTTGCTATTGTTGATACCAACTCAACTCCGGCAGGCGTGGATTTTGTAATTCCGGGTAACGATGACGCAACCCGCGCAATCCAACTTTACGTCACTGCGGCAGCGGCGGCAGTGAAAGAAGGTCGTGGTAACGAAGCTCAAGTAGCTGAAGAATTAGCGGCAGACGCTGAATAA
- the tsf gene encoding translation elongation factor Ts, whose protein sequence is MAEITASLVKELRERTGAGMMECKKALVEANGDIELAIDNMRKSGQAKAAKKAGRVAAEGVILARVGTGFGVLVEMNCETDFVAKDAGFLGLANEVADFAAANKGTTIEQLQAQFEEKRAALVAKIGENMTIRRVAYLEGQVLAQYLHGAKIGVLVAGEGSEEELRKVAMHVAASKPEFVNPEDVSAEVVEHERQIQIDIAINSGKPKEIAEKMVEGRMKKFTGEVSLTGQAFVMDPSVSVGDYLKSVNTKVTNFIRLEVGEGIEKVEEDFAAEVAKITGGNA, encoded by the coding sequence ATGGCTGAAATCACAGCATCATTAGTAAAAGAACTTCGCGAACGTACCGGCGCGGGTATGATGGAATGTAAAAAAGCATTAGTTGAAGCTAACGGCGATATTGAGTTAGCAATCGACAATATGCGTAAATCCGGTCAAGCAAAAGCTGCGAAAAAAGCAGGTCGTGTGGCGGCTGAAGGTGTGATTCTTGCTCGTGTCGGCACAGGTTTCGGCGTATTGGTCGAAATGAACTGTGAAACCGACTTCGTAGCGAAAGATGCAGGATTCTTAGGTTTAGCAAATGAAGTGGCTGACTTTGCAGCAGCAAACAAAGGCACAACTATCGAACAATTACAGGCTCAATTTGAAGAAAAACGTGCTGCGTTGGTTGCAAAAATCGGTGAAAATATGACGATTCGCCGTGTTGCTTACTTAGAAGGACAAGTTCTTGCGCAATACTTACACGGTGCGAAAATCGGTGTATTAGTCGCAGGTGAAGGTTCTGAAGAAGAATTACGTAAAGTCGCAATGCACGTTGCGGCATCTAAACCGGAATTTGTAAATCCGGAAGATGTTTCTGCTGAAGTTGTTGAACACGAACGTCAAATTCAAATCGACATTGCAATCAACTCCGGTAAACCAAAAGAAATCGCAGAGAAAATGGTTGAAGGCCGTATGAAGAAATTCACCGGCGAAGTATCTTTAACCGGTCAAGCATTCGTTATGGATCCTTCCGTATCCGTTGGCGATTACTTAAAATCTGTCAATACCAAAGTAACCAACTTCATCCGTTTAGAAGTAGGCGAAGGTATTGAGAAAGTGGAAGAAGATTTTGCCGCAGAAGTAGCGAAAATCACCGGCGGTAACGCTTAA
- a CDS encoding class I SAM-dependent methyltransferase, whose translation MNNQTSVYDRENFFELYQKLRANPISLNEIVEKPTMLSFLPDLQGKKLLDLGCGTGAHLQLYLERGAEKVVGVDLSANMLKRAQSDLEKCGRFQGRFSLYQLAMEKLPNLSDNNFDIITSSFAFHYVQDFPALLAAIFNKLAPNGMLIFSQEHPITTCHKSGERWEKDENKQQVAYRLNYYRDEGERDRNWFKQPFKTYHRTMATIINNLISAGFQIEQIAEPMLAEQPKWHSEFRDLQHRPVLLFVKAIKK comes from the coding sequence ATGAATAATCAAACCAGCGTTTATGATAGAGAAAATTTCTTTGAACTTTACCAAAAACTCCGCGCCAATCCGATTAGCCTAAACGAGATAGTGGAAAAGCCCACAATGCTTTCATTTTTACCTGATCTTCAAGGTAAAAAATTGCTCGATCTCGGTTGTGGCACGGGGGCGCATTTGCAGCTTTATTTAGAACGAGGCGCAGAGAAGGTCGTAGGCGTGGATTTATCTGCCAATATGTTGAAACGGGCACAATCGGATTTAGAAAAGTGCGGTCGATTTCAAGGGCGTTTTTCATTGTATCAATTGGCGATGGAGAAGCTCCCAAATCTATCAGATAACAATTTTGATATTATTACCAGCTCTTTTGCTTTTCATTATGTACAAGATTTTCCTGCATTGTTAGCCGCAATTTTCAATAAACTCGCACCGAACGGCATGCTGATCTTTTCTCAGGAACATCCGATTACGACTTGCCATAAATCGGGAGAACGTTGGGAAAAGGATGAAAATAAACAACAAGTGGCTTATCGCTTGAATTATTATCGGGATGAAGGCGAACGGGATAGAAATTGGTTTAAACAACCTTTTAAAACCTATCACCGCACAATGGCAACAATTATTAATAACTTGATTTCAGCAGGTTTCCAGATTGAACAGATAGCAGAGCCTATGCTCGCCGAACAACCGAAGTGGCATTCGGAATTTAGAGATTTACAACATCGACCGGTATTGTTATTTGTGAAAGCCATAAAGAAATAA
- a CDS encoding ACT domain-containing protein: MTNPIHDLDVLLASMEPHLNEGVYYFATLKPEQHLPLSALIATIREKEGLSVVVTEETAKNYQLEAQFKAAWITLTIHSDLAAVGLTAAFAKVLGEARISCNVVAGNFHDHIFVPYEQAELAMATLRELQRVSAENSQK; this comes from the coding sequence ATGACAAATCCAATTCACGATCTTGACGTATTATTAGCCTCAATGGAACCTCATCTCAATGAGGGCGTTTACTATTTTGCCACACTGAAACCGGAACAACATTTACCGCTTTCCGCCTTAATTGCGACCATCCGCGAGAAAGAAGGTTTATCTGTAGTGGTAACGGAAGAAACGGCAAAAAATTATCAGCTTGAGGCACAATTTAAAGCGGCTTGGATCACTTTAACCATTCATTCCGATCTCGCCGCCGTAGGGCTAACGGCTGCCTTTGCAAAAGTGCTGGGTGAGGCAAGAATCAGTTGTAATGTGGTAGCGGGAAATTTTCATGATCATATTTTTGTCCCTTATGAACAGGCGGAGCTTGCCATGGCGACATTACGTGAATTACAACGGGTGTCGGCTGAAAATAGCCAAAAATAA